In Luteolibacter rhizosphaerae, the genomic window GTTGCGGAACATCGGCACGCAGATGTTCTTCACCTCGCGCAACGCGGTGGGCTTCGCGCCGCCGAGCTGGTAACCGGTGCAGGAAGTCGCAGCGAGCGCGGCGATGGGCAGAAGGTAGGCGAGTCGCATGGAGTGCTGCGGTGGGGATCAGTTGCCGAGGGCGGCGAGACGGGCCTTGGCCTTGTCATGGAGCGCGCCGGACTTCGCCTTGTTCACCACTTCCTCGTAGTAGAAGCGGGCCGATCCGTGGTCGCCCTTGCGCTCGTAGAACTCGGCGATCTCGTAGGAACGCTGGATGTCCTGGCCGCCGATGTTCGACATCAGCTTGCGGGCCTCACCCACGCGGTGGTGACCGGGATATTGGCGCACGTAGTCCTGCAGGGACTCGCGGGCACGGTCGAGGTTCGCTTGGTCCTGGTTGCCGCGGCGGGCTTCATCCAGCAGGATCTTGCCGATGCGGAACTGGCCTTCTGGCGCTTCCTTGCTGTCGGGATACTCGATCACCAGTTCGCGGTAGGCGGCGATCGCCTTGGCGGAGCCCGAGGAGTTGCCTTGGCTTTCCCACACTTCGCCGATGGTGAATTGGGCCTTGGCCGCGGTGGAGGAACGCGGGGCGTTCGAGCGCACCTTGCCCAGCATCTCGGCGATCTTCTCGTTCGAGATCGAGGCTTTCAGGCCTAGGAAGCTGGTCTTCACGTGACCATCCGCCGCGGACTGCGCCATCGCCGCCTGGCGGCTGAGCGCCTTCTCGTAGAGGTTGCTGTTGTTATAGCGGGAGATGAATTCCTGATAGGCGTCGAAGGCCTTGCGCACGTCGCCTTCCTGCTCCAGCAGCTCGCCCTGGCGGAAGCGGGCTTCCGGGGCGCGGGTGGAGACCGGCATCTCGTCGCCGATCGTGTCGTAGAGCTTGATCGCCTTGGAGCGCTTGCCGTCGCGCTCGGCGGACTGGGCTTGGCTGAACATCGCTTCAGCACGCTCGTTGTTAGGAGCGGAGCGGCCTACCAGCGGCGGGAGATCGGCATCATCTCCACAGGAAGCCAGAATCACCGCCATGGCGGGAAGAACGAGGCGAGGAAATCGCATGCGGGGAAAATAGGAAGGCCGGGAAGCCCGCGGAAAGTCAAATCCACGCGGCAGGCATCAGGCACCCCCGAGTTCGGCGGAACGGCGGGCTGCAACATGCACCGCCTCGATGAAGGCGGAGCGCATCCCATGGCGCTCCAATTCCGCCAATCCGGCGATGGTCGTGCCCCCGGGAGAGGCCACCATGTCCTTGAGCGCACCGGGGTGAATGCCCGTCTCCAGCACCATGGCCGCCGCCCCCAGAACCGTCTGGGCCGCCAGTTTCAGTGCCTCCGCCCGCGGCAGGCCGGCGCGCACCCCGCCGTCCGCCATTGCCTCGATCATGATGTAGACGAAGGCGGGACCACTGCCGGAGAGCCCGGTCACCGCGTCCATGAGGGATTCCGGCAGCTCGACCGCCAGCCCCACGGAGCCTAGCAGCAGGCGTGCGGCCTCTGCATCGGTCGAGTTCGCGGCCTTGCCCAGACAGAAAGCCGCCGCCCCCTTCCCGACCAAGGCCGGGGTATTCGGCATGCAGCGCACCACCCGCACCCCCGCGGGCACCCGTGCCTCGATCCAAGCGGTGGTGAGCCCCGCTGCCACCGAGATCAGGCGGCTTTCCTTCGCCGGCAGCCAGCCCAGCGCAGCCTCCGCATGCTGGGGCTTGGTGCAGAGCAAATAGGTGTCCGCCTCCATCGCGCCGATGGTATCGACAACATGGGCTCCGGTGGCGGCGGCGAAGGCCTTGGCCGCGTCCGGGTGGGGATCGCATCCCGTCACCTGCTCCGCTTGGAGAGCGCCCGAACGAATGGCTCCCTCCACCAGGGCGCTGCCCATCTTCCCGCAACCGATTACGCCGAGTTTCATGTCGCGGCAGGCTATCGCGCCCGCCCCGCCGCCTGAAATCCCAAATTCCGTCCCCGATACGAATCCCCCGCCCCGTGGGATTTGCCTTGAGGCGGCGGTGCGGAGCGACATCGTTCGGCGCATGAGATACTTCGTGGCGCTCCTCGCCTCCCTCGGCCTCGCGACAGCAGCGGAAGAATCCACGATTCCCGGCGTCGATGCCCTGATCTCCGCCCGCGTGAAAGCGCTGCCGGAGCCCGGCCCGGTGCCGATTCCGAAGGGCCTCACCATGGCGATCACCGCCACCGATGCGAAGGCGCAGAAGCACGTGCTGGATGGTATCTCGAATCTCCACGGCGGCTGGGACTTCGAGGCCTACCGCCATTTCGTAGCCGCTCTGAAGCTCGACTCCGAGTGCCTGATGGCCCACTGGGGCGTCGTGATCGCCCTGATCGACCCGGAACCGGAACTGGTCCCGATCCGCACCGCCGCCCTGAAGCGGATGGTCGAACTGGTCGAGCAGGAGGCTGGCACCGAGTTGGAGCGGAGTTATGCCTACGCCGTGGGGGTTTTCTTCAATAACGGCCCCGCCGCCTGCTCGGATGCCTTCCGCAAGGTTTCCGAGAAGTTCCCGAACGATCCCCAGCTCAAGCTGATGCAGGCCGCCTTCGGACGCGGCGGCTACGATGACACCGGCAGCCCGACCCCCGATCAGGAGCGCTCGGAGACGCTGCTGGATGAGATGCTCACGAAGGATCCGGACAACCCGCTCTTCCTGAATGCTTTCCTCACGATCCGGGCGGAAGCCCCGGACCTGCGCGGGGATCTGGCCCGGGCCCGTCGCCTCTGCGAGGTAGCTCCCGGCTATGCTCCTTTCCTCCATCTCCTCGGCCACTATGAGGTGCGCACCGGGAATATCGCCCAAGGGATCGAGGCCTTCCGCCAATCCGGCGAGGCCTACAGCCAGTGGATGAAGGCCTCCGGCGTGTCCCACAGCGACTGCCCCGGCTGGGTAAAGGCGGAGTGCTACCGCGCCGCCGCCTTGGCCTCGAAGGGCGACTACAATAGCGCCCTCGCCGTGGCCAAGACCGTAGCCGCCATTGAGGTGCCGCCATCGGAAGCCCGCCGCGAGGGAGCTCAGCTCCTGCTCTGGGAAGGCCGCACCCTGGCCACCCGGCTGCTCATGCGCCGCAACCTGCCCGGCGATACCGACAAGGCCATCGAGGCCCTGCCGAAGCCGGAGAAGCAGAAGGCCTACGAAAAGGAGAAGCGCACCCACTGCTCTTGGTTCTATCAAGGCCTCGCCTTCCTGCTCGAATCCCGCAAGCGCGTGGAGCAGAAGAACCTGCAGGAAGCTCAGGAGATCGCTTCCGCCCTCACGCTGCATGGCGAAAAGATGGCGGAGAACCGCGATGCCGCCGCCGCCGCGGGCGAGCGCTCGGCATGGATCCGCGCCTTCAAGGCACTGGAGATTTCCGCCAGCGAGCTGCGCGGCCTGATGGCCATGGCCGGTCCGAAGGATGGCATCGGCTCCGCCTTCAACTGGTATCGCGCCGCTCTGGATCGCCAGACCCCGGCTTCCATGATGATGCCGCCCACCGTCCTGCTCCCGATGGAAGCTCGCCTCGGCGAATACTATTTGGCCAAGGGCGATGCGAAGGCCGCCGTGGACATCCTGATCGAAGGTCAGGGCAAGCACACCAACGACATCGAGATCCTCACCCGCCTCCAGCAGGCCTACGTGAAGGCAGGCCACGCCGACCAAGCCAAGGGCATCGCCGAGGAAATCGAGAAGGTGAAGACCGAGTGAACCGGCCTCCCAACCTGGACACCTTCGCAACGTGCTAGCCTTCTCGACCTGTTGGAACAACTCCCGTCACCACGACGGCGAGGCGATGATCGACGAGATCGTAGCGATGGGTTTCCGGAATATCGAACTCTCCCACGGCATGACCGTGGCCAAGATCCCGGGGATCCGGAAGGCCTATGCCGCGGGCAAGTTCACCTGCTCCGGCGTGCACAACTACTTTCCCTCCCCGGTGGAGGTGATGATCGATGCGCCGGACGCTTACGAATACACCTCGCACCGGCCCTTCGATCGCCAGCGGGCGATGGAGATGACCCTCAAGACCCTCGAACTCGCCGCAGAGTTCAAGGCGCACTACGTGGTGCTGCACATGGGCTCGGTGCCGCTGAACACCCGCAAGTGGACCAAGCGGCTCACCGCCATCGTCGCCGAGCAAGGCCGCAACGGCCCGGAGTATGCCGCGGAGAAGATCGCCTTCGTGAAGAAGCGGGAGAAGATCGCCCCGCTCTACTATCAGCGTGCGATCGAGGCGCTCGAACAGATCGCGGAGAAGGCAGCTGAATATGGCGTGAAACTCGCGGTGGAGTCCCGCTCGCGCTACGAGGACATGCCGAACGAGCGCGAGATGGTGCGTCTGCAGGAGCACTTCGCGGACAATCCCTGGGTCGGCTACTGGCA contains:
- a CDS encoding tetratricopeptide repeat protein is translated as MRFPRLVLPAMAVILASCGDDADLPPLVGRSAPNNERAEAMFSQAQSAERDGKRSKAIKLYDTIGDEMPVSTRAPEARFRQGELLEQEGDVRKAFDAYQEFISRYNNSNLYEKALSRQAAMAQSAADGHVKTSFLGLKASISNEKIAEMLGKVRSNAPRSSTAAKAQFTIGEVWESQGNSSGSAKAIAAYRELVIEYPDSKEAPEGQFRIGKILLDEARRGNQDQANLDRARESLQDYVRQYPGHHRVGEARKLMSNIGGQDIQRSYEIAEFYERKGDHGSARFYYEEVVNKAKSGALHDKAKARLAALGN
- the proC gene encoding pyrroline-5-carboxylate reductase; the encoded protein is MKLGVIGCGKMGSALVEGAIRSGALQAEQVTGCDPHPDAAKAFAAATGAHVVDTIGAMEADTYLLCTKPQHAEAALGWLPAKESRLISVAAGLTTAWIEARVPAGVRVVRCMPNTPALVGKGAAAFCLGKAANSTDAEAARLLLGSVGLAVELPESLMDAVTGLSGSGPAFVYIMIEAMADGGVRAGLPRAEALKLAAQTVLGAAAMVLETGIHPGALKDMVASPGGTTIAGLAELERHGMRSAFIEAVHVAARRSAELGGA
- a CDS encoding sugar phosphate isomerase/epimerase family protein, with the translated sequence MLAFSTCWNNSRHHDGEAMIDEIVAMGFRNIELSHGMTVAKIPGIRKAYAAGKFTCSGVHNYFPSPVEVMIDAPDAYEYTSHRPFDRQRAMEMTLKTLELAAEFKAHYVVLHMGSVPLNTRKWTKRLTAIVAEQGRNGPEYAAEKIAFVKKREKIAPLYYQRAIEALEQIAEKAAEYGVKLAVESRSRYEDMPNEREMVRLQEHFADNPWVGYWHDFGHVQLKHNLGLLDHPEWLRRISPYIIGGHLHDVQWPERDHRTPFTGTLDYKELLPFFPEGCPIIWELSPTRKTEEILQAATVWDHSFPERRR